In the genome of Variibacter gotjawalensis, one region contains:
- a CDS encoding mandelate racemase/muconate lactonizing enzyme family protein, whose translation MNSHTPVASAVTALRIKEVTAFPVSFPVAPENSVSMGVGRMVKRDAVIVKAVTEDGLVGYGEAHHGRAHTTVANLINTALRGLILGMNAADVVGVWKRIYDKQLASHGMGAGTCLAMSGIDMALWDIRGKATGWPLYRLLGGVSKPIAAYAGGLSLGYQEPSALVDEAIPHIEAGYKAVKLRIGDTPKRDLQRIEAVRKAFGDELTIMTDANIGYTVEDARQAIPGMQELNVRWLEEPFPPHDYRSYALARSFGNVPLAAGENHYTRYEFNRTLEDGTITIIQPDLSKTGGITEALRIAAMASAYKLSVNPHTSMTGLNMACCIHFLAAVDNAGYFEGDISKNNFFRDELTTKPYTLNKDGTVLPLEKPGIGVEVDERFFTKYPAIEGPSYV comes from the coding sequence ATGAATTCACACACGCCAGTCGCGAGCGCCGTCACGGCCCTCCGCATCAAGGAAGTTACAGCGTTTCCAGTGTCTTTCCCGGTGGCGCCGGAGAACAGCGTGAGCATGGGCGTCGGCCGCATGGTCAAACGCGACGCCGTCATCGTGAAAGCGGTCACCGAGGATGGCCTCGTTGGGTACGGTGAAGCACATCACGGCCGCGCGCATACCACCGTTGCGAACCTCATCAACACCGCGTTACGCGGACTGATCCTGGGGATGAATGCCGCGGATGTCGTCGGCGTCTGGAAGCGCATCTACGACAAGCAGCTCGCCAGCCACGGCATGGGCGCCGGTACCTGCCTCGCCATGAGCGGCATCGACATGGCGCTGTGGGATATTCGCGGTAAAGCGACCGGCTGGCCGCTCTATCGCCTGCTCGGCGGCGTTTCGAAGCCGATCGCGGCTTATGCTGGCGGCCTTTCGCTCGGCTATCAGGAACCGTCCGCGCTGGTCGACGAGGCGATCCCGCATATCGAGGCCGGCTACAAAGCCGTGAAGCTGCGCATCGGCGATACGCCGAAGCGCGACCTGCAGCGCATCGAAGCGGTGCGTAAGGCGTTCGGCGACGAGCTGACCATCATGACCGACGCTAATATCGGCTACACGGTCGAGGATGCGCGCCAAGCGATCCCGGGCATGCAGGAGCTCAACGTGCGCTGGCTCGAAGAACCGTTCCCGCCGCACGACTATCGCTCCTACGCCCTCGCCCGCAGCTTCGGCAACGTGCCGCTAGCGGCCGGCGAAAACCACTACACGCGCTACGAATTCAACCGGACGCTGGAAGACGGCACGATCACGATCATCCAACCGGACTTGTCGAAGACCGGCGGCATCACGGAAGCGCTGCGCATCGCCGCGATGGCGTCGGCCTACAAGCTCTCGGTCAATCCGCACACATCGATGACCGGGCTGAACATGGCATGCTGCATCCATTTCCTCGCCGCGGTCGACAACGCCGGCTATTTCGAAGGCGACATCTCGAAGAACAACTTCTTCCGCGATGAGCTGACGACAAAGCCGTACACGCTCAACAAAGACGGCACCGTGCTGCCGCTCGAGAAACCCGGCATCGGCGTCGAGGTGGATGAGCGGTTCTTCACGAAATATCCGGCGATCGAGGGCCCGAGTTACGTTTAG